A region from the Silene latifolia isolate original U9 population chromosome 7, ASM4854445v1, whole genome shotgun sequence genome encodes:
- the LOC141592694 gene encoding GPN-loop GTPase QQT2-like: protein MEVDSEMHEPAVNANEKDEIMQSMENLQIEEPSSGFKKKPVIIIVVGMAGSGKTSFMNRLVCHSQASNLRGYVINLDPAVTTLPFGANIDIRDTVAYKEVMKQFNLGPNGGILTSLNLFATKFDEVVSVVERRADQLDYVLVDTPGQIEIFTWSASGSIITEAFASTFPTVITYVVDTPRSESPATFMSNMLYACSILYKTRLPLVLAFNKTDVAQHQFALEWMEDFEVFHAALDSDQSYTSTLTRSLSLVLDEFYKNLKSVGVSALTGAGMNEFFKVVEDSAKEYMETYKADLDKRRAEKERLEEDRRRENMEKLRKDMEKSLGETVVLSTGLKDKGAGSKTMEELEEEEEEDEEEDDYEQSSEEEEDMIDDEDQVFNRFSSF from the exons ATGGAGGTTGATTCCGAGATGCACGAGCCAGCCGTTAATGCAAATGAAAAAGATGAGATTATGCAGTCAATGGAGAACTTGCAGATTGAGGAACCGTCTTCAGGCTTCAAGAAGAAGCCtgtcattattattgttgttggaaTGGCAG GAAGTGGAAAGACTTCATTCATGAATCGTCTGGTTTGCCATTCACAAGCTTCAAATCTTCGGGGTTATGTGATCAATCTTGACCCAGCTGTCACGACGCTACCATTTGGTGCAAATATTGATATTAGGGACACAGTCGCGTACAAGGAAGTTATGAAGCAATTCAACTTAGGTCCTAATGGAGGAATATTAACATCGCTGAATTTGTTTGCTACAAAGTTTGATGAG GTTGTATCTGTTGTTGAGCGAAGGGCTGATCAACTAGATTATGTACTCGTGGACACACCTGGGCAGATTGAGATATTTACTTGGTCTGCCTCTGGATCAATAATTACTGAAGCCTTTGCGTCTACATTTCCAACGGTGATCACATATGTGGTTGATACTCCTCGTTCCGAAAGCCCAGCTACTTTCATGAGCAATATGTTATATGCTTGCAGTATTCTGTACAAGACACGACTACCTCTTGTACTAGCTTTCAACAAGACAGATGTGGCTCAGCATCAGTTTGCTTTAGAG TGGATGGAAGATTTTGAGGTGTTCCATGCAGCGCTTGACTCGGATCAATCTTACACTTCCACTTTGACTCGAAGCCTATCTCTTGTTCTTGATGAATTTTACAAAAACCTAAAATCAGTCGGAGTTTCAGCGCTTACTGGTGCAGGGATGAATGAATTCTTCAAAGTTGTTGAAGACAGTGCTAAGGAATACATGGAAACTTACAA AGCGGATCTTGACAAAAGACGTGCAGAGAAGGAGCGTTTGGAAGAAGACCGTCGGCGTGAAAACATGGAGAAGCTGAGGAAAGATATGGAGAAATCCCTAGGTGAAACCGTGGTATTAAGCACTGGTTTAAAGGATAAGGGAGCTGGCAGCAAGACCATGGAGGAACtcgaggaagaagaggaagaggacgaggaagaagacgATTATGAACAGTCTAGTGAAGAAGAGGAAGATATGATCGATGATGAAGATCAAGTATTTAATAGGTTTTCTTCTTTTTAA
- the LOC141592692 gene encoding uncharacterized protein LOC141592692 isoform X1, with protein MASSMIASFNDIEIRTDSPQKSDRSTEEKCQVYGTIISGGNSCGDSFLDTFFNSPCASVRTEPMIEVYSIRVLKNSFVDDHEEKCQVYGTISVVDSKTDRSCLLYNRGRGDEHLDVISFNHGNLTLNGPDNVFAMERPIISFDIRDKATDAAIIVGRACLENATTAEFEKNLVLTIHQEGVGNVYVDYTALRFGVAASLDLRLQKYVEGDSNDGSDSDEESVDVCGSILGCRSNAYCSRKSASQILSTKVFETQASESQVVEFGSPINLSRKFVAVPAYSSLIIKFNLRDPDTDEAIFVGETTVETDNYESSTYVLGESCRSYKMSVEVRWKEPFMLDEPSYDTSSEPGDGFAKLGNGMVIATHPLVEIFSVFIGRQNCEEELILYGKIVFYNVGYSCTVFEAKEEDPYRLPSGCNTILLNGPSRTMPPEEHFCIFMELVDVKGRIHIKGCAESSYGVKEHHKSWHDKWLCSIVKGAQENGFAALNYMVMPYAVKSVVKVKFFSKSMRVFRDGLHGKIVALYDKYSYETDDDREYHQSVLFKRSEDKCFIPNGDDTEVELTRSVVPVPMKSSLVIQVQLKFGRDSVDEILWFEPWGDDSSYYLEGGGFSIGVSVEWRWREL; from the exons ATGGCATCATCTATGATAGCTAGTTTCAATGATATAGAAATCAGGACTGATTCTCCTCAGAAGTCCGACAGGTCCACAGAAGAGAAATGTCAAGTTTATGGGACTATTATAAGTGGAGGAAATTCGTGTGGCGATAGTTTTCTTGATACTTTTTTTAATTCGCCTTGTGCATCTGTTAGGACTGAACCCATGATTGAAGTTTACTCTATCCGCGTCTTAAAAAACTCCTTTGTAGACGACCATGAAGAGAAATGTCAAGTTTATGGGACTATAAGTGTGGTGGATTCGAAAACTGATAGATCGTGTCTCCTCTACAATAGAGGTCGTGGAGATGAACATCTAGACGTCATCTCTTTTAATCACGGTAATTTGACACTGAATGGGCCTGACAATGTCTTTGCGATGGAACGACCTATCATAAGCTTTGATATCAGGGACAAAGCAACTGATGCTGCCATCATCGTAGGGCGCGCCTGTTTAGAAAATGCTACAACTGCTGAGTTTGAAAAGAATCTCGTGCTGACTATTCACCAAGAAGGTGTTGGCAATGTTTATGTTGACTACACTGCGTTAAGGTTTGGAGTTGCTGCTTCCTTGGACTTGAGGCTACAGAAATACGTTGAAGGTGACAGCAATGACGGGTCTGATTCCGATGAAGAAAGCGTAGATGTCTGTGGGAGCATTTTAGGCTGCCGTAGCAATGCTTACTGCAGTCGCAAGTCTGCCAGTCAGATTCTCTCTACCAAAGTTTTTGAAACGCAAGCAAGTGAATCTCAAGTTGTGGAATTTGGATCACCAATTAACCTCTCCAGAAAGTTTGTTGCAGTACCAGCGTATTCATCTCTCATAATAAAATTTAATTTAAGAGATCCCGATACTGATGAAGCAATTTTCGTTGGGGAAACCACTGTGGAGACCGACAATTACGAAAGCAGTACTTATGTTTTAGGGGAAAGCTGTCGGAGTTATAAAATGTCTGTGGAGGTAAGATGGAAGGAACCATTTATGTTAGATGAACCATCCTATGACACAAGTTCGGAACCTGGTGATGGTTTTGCAAAATTG GGAAACGGAATGGTCATAGCTACGCACCCGTTGGTGGAGATCTTCTCTGTTTTCATCGGCCGTCAGAATTGTGAGGAGGAATTAATTCTGTATGGGAAAATCGTATTTTATAATGTCGGCTATAGTTGTACTGTGTTTGAGGCGAAAGAGGAGGATCCTTACAGGTTGCCATCCGGTTGTAATACGATACTTTTAAATGGCCCCTCGCGCACTATGCCTCCAGAGGAACACTTTTGTATCTTTATGGAGCTAGTGGATGTGAAGGGTCGAATACATATTAAAGGCTGTGCAGAATCCAGCTATGGCGTAAAAGAGCATCACAAGTCATGGCACGATAAATGGTTATGTTCAATTGTTAAAGGCGCGCAAGAGAATGGCTTTGCTGCGTTGAATTACATGGTTATGCCCTACGCCGTTAAGTCTGTGGTGAAAGTCAAGTTCTTTTCCAAGAGTATGCGTGTATTTCGGGATGGTCTCCACGGGAAAATTGTAGCTTTGTATGACAAGTACAGTTATGAGACGGATGACGATAGAGAATATCACCAGTCTGTTTTATTTAAGAGGTCAGAAGACAAGTGTTTTATCCCAAACGGAGATGATACTGAGGTAGAGCTGACTAGATCCGTGGTTCCTGTGCCAATGAAGTCGTCATTGGTGATTCAAGTGCAGCTGAAATTTGGGAGAGACTCTGTTGATGAAATATTATGGTTCGAACCTTGGGGAGATGATTCATCTTACTACCTCGAGGGAGGTGGCTTTTCTATCGGGGTTTCTGTTGAATGGAGGTGGCGTGAGTTATAA